In Helianthus annuus cultivar XRQ/B chromosome 3, HanXRQr2.0-SUNRISE, whole genome shotgun sequence, a single window of DNA contains:
- the LOC110928659 gene encoding equilibrative nucleotide transporter 8 yields MERLKSDQVQTKQNDTYKLAYMIHFLLGAGNLLPWNTLISAIDYFGYLYPDKHMEKVFSVAYMSSSLLVLVMMISWSSFSTKVSFRMRMNIGFIMFVICLMVTPTIDWSGARHSSMFYVVVATVVICGLADGLIGGSLIGSAGKLPNQYMQAVFAGTASSGILVSLLRIITKASLPHDPQGLRTSAHLYFMVSTVILMVCIVCCTLLYKLPVMQQHYKQLQQDHPASNPKLWYVARTIQWPALGIFITYTITLSIFPGFLAENLESKILKDWYPIMLIATYNIADFFGKSFTVIYMSKSVAKATWGCVARLVFYPVFTACLHGPKWFRSEGFVVFLTFMLGFTNGYVTSVIMILAPKSVPTSEAETAAIVMALCLGIGLVSGSVLGWFWII; encoded by the exons atggAGAGATTAAAGAGTGACCAAGTTCAAACCAAACAAAATGACACATACAAACTAGCTTATATGATCCATTTCTTGCTTGGTGCAGGCAATTTGCTTCCATGGAATACCTTGATCTCAGCTATCGATTATTTCGGCTATCTTTACCCCGATAAACACATGGAGAAAGTGTTTTCTGTAGCGTACATGAGTTCATCACTACTAGTTCTAGTTATGATGATAAGTTGGAGTAGTTTTAGCACAAAAGTTAGCTTTAGAATGAGGATGAACATTGGATTCATCATGTTTGTTATATGTTTGATGGTAACTCCAACCATTGATTGGAGCGGGGCTCGGCATAGCAGCATGTTCTATGTTGTGGTTGCAACCGTTGTGATATGCGGTTTAGCCGATGGGTTGATTGGAGGAAGTCTAATAGGGTCAGCAGGAAAGTTGCCAAACCAGTACATGCAAGCAGTTTTTGCTGGAACTGCTTCATCAG GGATACTGGTTTCTCTCTTGAGAATCATAACAAAAGCATCACTCCCACATGATCCACAAGGCTTAAGAACAAGTGCCCACTTATATTTCATGGTCAGCACAGTCATTCTAATGGTATGTATTGTTTGTTGTACTCTATTGTATAAGTTACCAGTCATGCAACAACATTACAAACAACTACAACAAGATCATCCAGCTTCAAATCCTAAACTATGGTATGTAGCAAGAACCATTCAATGGCCAGCACTAGGAATATTCATCACATATACCATAACACTTTCGATTTTCCCGGGATTTTTAGCAGAAAATCTAGAGTCTAAAATACTTAAAGATTGGTACCCGATAATGTTGATCGCCACGTATAATATCGCGGACTTTTTTGGGAAATCGTTTACGGTGATTTATATGTCAAAGAGTGTTGCTAAGGCTACATGGGGTTGTGTAGCAAGGTTGGTGTTTTATCCTGTATTTACAGCTTGTCTTCATGGACCTAAATGGTTTAGAAGTGAAGGGTTTGTAGTGTTTTTGACATTTATGTTGGGGTTCACTAATGGGTATGTGACAAGTGTCATCATGATTCTTGCACCAAAATCAGTGCCAACTTCTGAAGCAGAAACAGCTGCAATTGTAATGGCTTTGTGTTTAGGGATTGGATTGGTTTCAGGTTCTGTTCTTGGATGGTTTTGGATCATCTAG